In Paenibacillus stellifer, the DNA window CTCTCCTGCATCAGGTCGCGCAGCGCATGCGCGATGACCCGTGCCCGCACCCGGGTCCGCTTCTCGGCGGCGTTCGTCTTGCCGCCATAGAAGGACAGCCGCTGGCCTGCCTTGACGGCGGCCTGGTCACCGCCTCTGCCGAGCGCCATATCAAGGCTCGACTGAGCCAGAGCGCCGAGCTCGCTGGCGGACTCGGCGCCGAAGGCAAGGCCGATGCTAAGCGTCATCGGCACCTTCAGATCGGCCGTCATTTCCCGGACTTCGTCCAGAATGACGAACCGGCTCTCCTCCAGCGCCTGCAGGCTGCGGTGGTTCAGGAGCATCAAATACCGCTCCGACGACAAGCGGCGCAGGTATACATCGAACTGTCTCGCCCAGTCGGTAATTTCACTTGTAACCTTCGCGATCAGCGAGGTTCGCTGCTGGTCATCCATTCCCTGAGCGGCCTCGTCAAGGTTATCCATCAGAAGGATGCCAAGAGCCAGCTTCTCTTCTTCATAGCGCTGCCGCAGATCGACCAGATCGGTAATTTCGAACAAATACAGCAGCCGTTCGCTCGGTACGAGCACCGCCTGATAGTAACGTTGGTCAACCCCAATTTCCAATCGGATGTCCTTCTGAACTCCGTCCTTGCCGACTTCCCGCTTCACGGGCGGGACCATCACAGGCCCCAAATCCGGCAGCAAATCGGGCAGCAGATCGCCCACCAGCGATTTCCGCGCAAAGATCTCTCCGGCGTAGCGGTTACTCCATTCGACATTCCGGTCCTCGCCGTACAGAATAATACCCAGCGGCAGAGTGCTGACCGCTTCGCCTTCCACCCGCTTGATGCGGAAAGTAAGGCTGTTGATGTACTCCACCAGATTGCGCCGAAATGACAGCTCTGTCTTCAACATGGTGATGCACAGCGTGCCGGCCAGGAACAGACAGACTACGCCAAGCACCCAGTTATATATACTGACGGCAATAACCAGAACCAGCAGCAGCAAGAACGCCCAAACGGTGTGATAGCCGTGCCAGCGCCGTTGCAAAAATTTTGGCATGAGCACTCACCCTATCGTTTCGATTTGGACACCATTTCACGCACCGGCGCCACCAGATCGATGATCCCGATAATCCAGATCGGAGGCAGCAGGATGGCGATTACCGAAAGCGCAACCGGAAAAATCTTGTTCCAGTTCCGCTCATGGGCGACGAAGAAGAAGAAGCCGATTGTCTGCAAAATGAAGCAGATCCGTAAGAGCGGCACCAAATTATCCGTAATCATGAGCACAAAGTTATTGCTCGAATTATAGAAGAACAGCTGCAGCACTGTAGCAATCAGATAGTACCAGATGAACGACTTGGGAATTCTCCACTCCCTTGCGGGCTTCAGCTTCGGCAATGCATAGCCCATGCTTGCCAGAATCGGTCTCACAATCGAATGCGTGACCACCGTGATCAGGGCAGAGCCCATAATGAGCGCAAGCGGGATAACCTGGATAAAGGCCCGGCTGTTGTTGCTGATATCGGAGCTATCCCCCAGAATGCCGCCCATTCCGAATTCCTGTATCGGCGACAATGCCATCGTGCGCATTTCGTTGAGCACATCATAGACGTAGGAATACAGATCGAATTGAAACAGCGTCTTGCCGAGCAGAAGCAGCAGCAGGAACTCGCCCATCAGCGTTATCGCGCCGGCCAGCATCGTTGACAGAGCCGGAGCCTTCCTTTTATACCACCGTCCCATGACAAGAGCGGGAATAATCAGGTAGGCGGCAATCACGATATATATCGGATTGATGATCCCCAGAATAAGCCAAACTGGCAGAATCGTTAAGATAAACTGCCTCACGTTCAACGTCGCGAACAATACAACGGCCGGTACCATCAAAAACAAAGTTGTAATAATAATGAATGGGGTTGACAGCGATAACAGCAGGAGCAGATAGGCAACACTCCAGGCCAGGGATGTCCAGCGATATTTCAACTATGTTCACCTCTTACGCATATGTTCTTCTAGTGCGGATATATCCTGATACCAATCTTCCAGCTGGTGACCTTCCTGCCGGTGCTTCTTCAGCTTCTCCAACAGCGCGTCGTCCAGGTCGCGATATGATATGCCAAGCCTGCGCCCCAGAATATAAGAGCTCATAATGAGGCTCGCCAAGCTGTCGCTGACCCGTGAGGTGCTGCCCTCCCATAATGCTTTGAACAACCGTGAAACCTGATCGATGACCTCGGTCTTCAGCCATTCAATGACCTTGGCCCGCTTGGCTACATCCAAATCCTTCGGCATATTGGACACGTCTCTTCTACCTCCGGGAAAAAGCTTTATTCTCCATTATATCATAAATGATACCATGCCACACTGATGGCCCCTCCCCGGTGATGACGGCTCAATGTTAAGGGCTGGCGATATCGTTCAGACACGAGCGTTTAGCGGGATATATTCCTGTTTTTTTTCTACGCCTGCCCAACTAACGAACAGACGCGTTGTTCAAGCTGAGCTAAATACTGCTGAGGCTCTCGTCGAAACCGGAGCCGTTTCGTTCCTTCAAGCAGTCGGGATTCCCATTGACGCCGTTCCTGA includes these proteins:
- a CDS encoding DHH family phosphoesterase, with amino-acid sequence MPKFLQRRWHGYHTVWAFLLLLVLVIAVSIYNWVLGVVCLFLAGTLCITMLKTELSFRRNLVEYINSLTFRIKRVEGEAVSTLPLGIILYGEDRNVEWSNRYAGEIFARKSLVGDLLPDLLPDLGPVMVPPVKREVGKDGVQKDIRLEIGVDQRYYQAVLVPSERLLYLFEITDLVDLRQRYEEEKLALGILLMDNLDEAAQGMDDQQRTSLIAKVTSEITDWARQFDVYLRRLSSERYLMLLNHRSLQALEESRFVILDEVREMTADLKVPMTLSIGLAFGAESASELGALAQSSLDMALGRGGDQAAVKAGQRLSFYGGKTNAAEKRTRVRARVIAHALRDLMQESDRVIIMGHRNPDIDAVGASIGLLRAAQMYNVEADIVLDGPNPSITRMLEQLKRDEELYSSFISTEQALQVMTEHTLLIVVDTHKASMTMEPRLVQYASRIVVVDHHRRGEEFINEAVLVYLEPYASSTCELVTELLQYIHEKVKLSTLEATMLLAGITVDTKHFALHTGSRTFEAAGFLRRLGADTVLIQRMLKEDLQEYISKAEIIKHARMVYDHIALVVTEAGMKIPQLLIAQTADTLLGMTNVLASFVISERTDGLIGISARSLGRMNVQVVMEKLGGGGHLTNAAAQLEGTCKDAEARLLEVLAEIESKEGLFE
- a CDS encoding DUF2232 domain-containing protein — its product is MKYRWTSLAWSVAYLLLLLSLSTPFIIITTLFLMVPAVVLFATLNVRQFILTILPVWLILGIINPIYIVIAAYLIIPALVMGRWYKRKAPALSTMLAGAITLMGEFLLLLLLGKTLFQFDLYSYVYDVLNEMRTMALSPIQEFGMGGILGDSSDISNNSRAFIQVIPLALIMGSALITVVTHSIVRPILASMGYALPKLKPAREWRIPKSFIWYYLIATVLQLFFYNSSNNFVLMITDNLVPLLRICFILQTIGFFFFVAHERNWNKIFPVALSVIAILLPPIWIIGIIDLVAPVREMVSKSKR
- a CDS encoding MazG-like family protein, which produces MPKDLDVAKRAKVIEWLKTEVIDQVSRLFKALWEGSTSRVSDSLASLIMSSYILGRRLGISYRDLDDALLEKLKKHRQEGHQLEDWYQDISALEEHMRKR